In Humulus lupulus chromosome 6, drHumLupu1.1, whole genome shotgun sequence, a single genomic region encodes these proteins:
- the LOC133782419 gene encoding myosin-7-like, with protein sequence MCNENSLEDSLCKRVIVTRDGTITKCLDPNSAALSRDALAKIVYSRLFDWLVNKINNSIGQDPDSKNLIGVLDIYGFESFKTNSFEQFCINLTNEKLQHFNQHVFKMEQEEYTKEEIDWSYIQFIDNQDVLDLIEKKPGGIITLLDEACMFPRSTNETFAQKLYQTYKDHKRFSKPKLARSDFTICHYSGEVTYQTELFLDKNKDYVVAEHQELLDASHCSFVSGLFPPLPEESSKSSKFSSIGSRFKQQLQSLLETLSVTEPHYIRSYSRELWRPSGLVVLDILQESHSVNL encoded by the exons AT GTGCAATGAGAACTCTCTTGAGGACTCTTTATGCAAACGTGTGATTGTGACCCGTGATGGGACCATAACAAAGTGTTTGGATCCAAATTCTGCAGCTCTCAGTAGAGATGCTCTGGCTAAAATTGTTTATTCAAGATTATTTGATTG GCTTGTGAACAAGATCAATAACTCTATTGGTCAAGATCCTGATTCGAAGAACTTGATTGGGGTTCTAGATATTTATGGATTTGAGAGTTTCAAGACAAACAG TTTTGAGCAATTCTGTATCAATTTGACAAATGAAAAACTACAACATTTTAATCAG CATGTTTTCAAGATGGAGCAAGAAGAATATACGAAAGAAGAAATTGACTGGAGTTATATACAGTTTATTGACAATCAAGATGTTCTTGATCTCATTGAAAAG AAACCTGGAGGAATCATTACTCTTCTGGATGAGGCGTG TATGTTTCCAAGATCAACAAATGAGACTTTTGCGCAGAAGCTGTATCAAACCTATAAAGACCACAAACGATTTAGCAAGCCGAAATTAGCACGCAGTGACTTCACAATTTGTCATTATTCTGGAGAA GTTACATATCAAACGGAGCTCTTCTTGGATAAGAACAAAGATTATGTTGTTGCTGAACATCAAGAACTTTTGGATGCTTCCCATTGTTCTTTTGTTTCAGGCTTGTTCCCTCCTTTACCAGAAGAATCTTCCAAATCATCAAAATTCTCTTCAATAGGTTCTCGCTTTAAG CAACAACTACAATCTTTGCTTGAAACGTTGAGTGTCACTGAGCCACACTACATAAGATCTTATTCCAGGGAGTTATGGAGGCCATCAGGATTAGTTGTGCTGGATATCCTACAAGAAAGCCATTCCGTGAATTTGTAG
- the LOC133785375 gene encoding myosin-7-like, producing the protein MSARAANGSASFDEVSKDRFSVIKAEESRIALWLQVLSERGENLTVKVVVRIVMETSEVVDYAPEAGDATWEDVGEKKKRQIFLSSLSHFPYLGPKSSSLSLCLIFPISDRTSLHLFLSLSHFPSYFPSLLSLPTIPITTSSSSSSLGPNHCLSRTEPPTGALTKKKNGAKVNLKIYASSSSFSSPFQFSFQNLTKAPRTSRGNILKSSEGSNGNSPSASPWGSIIDNLNGLLCTLRENFVPPVLAQKIFSQVFTYINVQLFNSLLLRRECFTFSNGEYVKSVCGLVLG; encoded by the exons atgagtgccagAGCTGCAAATGGCAGTGCTTCTTTTGATGAAGttagtaaggatagattctcGGTAATCAAAGCAGAAGAATCCCGGATAGCTTTATGGCTTCAAGTTTTGTCAGAACGGGGGGAAAATCTGACTGTCAAGGTAGTTGTCAGGATAGTGATGGAAACCAGTGAAGTTGTTGACTATGCACCAGaggcaggagatgccacctggGAGGATGTTGG tgaaaaaaaaaagCGGCAAATTTTCCTTTCATCTCTTTCTCATTTTCCCTATCTCGGACCgaagtcttcatctctttctctctgtctCATTTTCCCTATCTCGGACCGAACcagtcttcatctctttctctctctgtctcaTTTTCCATCATATTTTCCTTCTCTCCTTTCTCTTCCTACTATACCcatcaccacctcctcctcctcctcctctctcGGACCGAACCACTGCCTCTCTCGGACTGAACCTCCTACTGGAGCCTTgacgaagaaaaaaaatggagccAAAGTAAATCTCAAGATATATGCCTCCTCCTCAtcattttcatctccatttcaattttcatttcagaacCTAACAAAG GCACCTAGAACGTCAAGAGGAAACATTTTAAAATCATCTGAAGGATCGAATGGCAATAGTCCATCAGCCAGCCCCTGGGGCAGCATCATTGACAACCTCAATGGACTCCTTTGTACATTGAGAGAAAATTTT GTTCCTCCAGTTCTTGCTCAGAAGATATTTTCTCAGGTTTTTACGTATATCAATGTGCAACTCTTTAATAG CCTTCTTCTACGTCGAGAGTGTTTCACTTTCAGCAATGGGGAATATGTGAAGTCTG TATGCGGGCTCGTCTTGGGATGA